A genomic window from Streptomyces mirabilis includes:
- a CDS encoding RNA polymerase sigma factor: MPESSERGRPARDGFPIPAVPPNDYGMDSGEAVDPIPDVPLPHASAATFLEVAPVQTQTLTQTDNLTDADTDAEPDVVTAVPPQRGAAHHPETEPDGPAADAVEAEAEPVEVETEAEVPEPVELPRGRGTDTGGPSSDLFRQYLREIGRIPLLTAAEEVELARRVEAGLFAEEKLRLASDLDSQLALDLDKLVVMGRMAKRRLIEANLRLVVSVAKRYVGRGLTMLDLVQEGNLGLIRAVEKFDYARGYKFSTYATWWIRQAMSRALADQARTIRVPVHVVELINRVVRVQRRMLQERGYEPTPDEVAAQLDLPGERVSEVLRLAQEPVSLHAPVGEEDDVALGDLIEDGDATSPVESAAFLLLREHLEAVLSTLGERERKVVQLRYGLADGRPRTLEEIGRIFGVTRERIRQIESKTLNKLRDHAFADQLRGYLD, encoded by the coding sequence GTGCCTGAGTCCTCGGAGCGCGGCCGACCCGCACGCGACGGGTTTCCGATTCCCGCGGTTCCGCCAAACGACTACGGGATGGACAGCGGCGAGGCCGTCGACCCCATCCCCGACGTACCGCTGCCGCACGCCTCAGCAGCGACATTCCTGGAGGTCGCCCCCGTGCAGACCCAGACCCTCACACAGACCGACAACCTCACGGACGCGGATACGGACGCCGAGCCCGACGTCGTCACGGCGGTGCCCCCGCAGCGCGGCGCCGCGCACCACCCCGAGACGGAGCCGGACGGACCGGCGGCGGACGCCGTCGAGGCCGAGGCCGAGCCCGTGGAGGTCGAAACCGAGGCCGAGGTCCCGGAGCCCGTCGAACTGCCCCGGGGACGCGGTACGGACACCGGAGGCCCCTCCTCGGACCTGTTCCGCCAGTACCTGCGCGAGATCGGCCGCATTCCGCTGCTCACCGCGGCGGAGGAGGTCGAACTCGCCCGTCGCGTGGAGGCCGGACTCTTCGCCGAGGAGAAGCTCCGCCTCGCCTCCGACCTGGACAGTCAGCTCGCCCTCGACCTCGACAAACTCGTCGTCATGGGCCGCATGGCCAAGCGCCGCCTCATCGAGGCGAACCTGCGCCTCGTCGTCTCGGTCGCGAAACGTTATGTGGGCCGCGGGCTCACCATGCTCGACCTGGTCCAGGAGGGGAACCTCGGTCTGATCAGGGCGGTGGAGAAGTTCGACTACGCCCGTGGGTACAAGTTCTCGACGTACGCGACCTGGTGGATCCGGCAGGCCATGTCGCGGGCGCTGGCCGATCAGGCCCGTACGATCCGGGTCCCCGTCCACGTGGTCGAGTTGATCAACCGGGTCGTGCGGGTCCAGCGGCGGATGCTGCAGGAGCGCGGCTACGAACCGACGCCGGACGAGGTCGCCGCGCAGCTCGACCTTCCCGGTGAGCGGGTGAGTGAGGTGCTGCGTCTTGCCCAGGAGCCGGTGTCGTTGCACGCGCCGGTGGGGGAGGAGGACGACGTGGCGCTCGGCGACCTGATCGAGGACGGTGACGCGACGTCGCCGGTGGAGTCCGCCGCGTTTCTGCTCCTGCGGGAACACCTGGAAGCGGTGCTCTCCACGCTCGGCGAGCGTGAACGCAAGGTCGTCCAGCTCCGGTACGGGCTCGCCGACGGCCGCCCCCGCACGCTCGAGGAAATAGGCCGTATCTTCGGCGTCACCCGCGAACGCATCCGCCAGATCGAGTCCAAAACCCTCAACAAACTGAGGGACCACGCCTTCGCGGACCAACTCCGCGGCTACCTGGACTGA
- the dnaG gene encoding DNA primase, with amino-acid sequence MAGRINDEDVKAVRDAVPIDAVVSEYLQLRNAGGGNLKGLCPFHDEKSPSFQVSPSKGLFHCFGCQEGGDTITFVMKVDHLTFSEAVERLAGQAGITLRYEEGGYNPSHQRGERIRLVEAHKIAAQYYVEQLDISPEADAGRKFLAERGFDQAAAAHFGVGYSPQGWDHLTRHLRGKGFTDKELLLSGLSQEGRRGPIDRFRGRLMWPIRDIGGEVVGFGARKLYEADNGPKYLNTPDTAIYRKSQVLYGIDLAKKDIAKASRAVVVEGYTDVMACHLAGITTAIATCGTAFGSDHIKILRRLLMDNGSARVIFTFDGDSAGQKAALRAFEDDQKFAAETYIAIAPDGMDPCDLRLAKGDEAVADLVEPRTPLFEFALRQIILRYDLETPAGRAAALDEAAPIVARIKNSGAQHEVAVQLAGMLGILDTQFVVKRVAQLARWARDRGGKGPAPAGGQRPQQGYAAVRTPAGGPALNLRNPVYATERELLKLALQRPELVSPAFDAYGIDEFTAAPYAAVRLAIMESGGAEFGTQDPQEYLVRVREAAPDDVVRSMVTELAVEAIMRKTVDETYAGDQLVMVRRRAVERRIVDVQGALSRASAHGDPAQLAAVQNELWVLQQYGQALRERGAEAL; translated from the coding sequence GTGGCTGGAAGGATCAACGACGAGGACGTGAAGGCGGTTCGGGACGCGGTCCCGATCGACGCCGTCGTGTCCGAGTACCTCCAGCTGCGCAACGCGGGCGGCGGAAACCTCAAGGGCCTGTGCCCCTTCCACGACGAGAAGTCCCCGTCCTTCCAGGTCAGCCCGAGCAAGGGTCTCTTCCACTGCTTCGGCTGCCAGGAGGGCGGCGACACCATCACGTTCGTGATGAAGGTCGACCACCTCACCTTCTCCGAGGCCGTCGAGCGCCTCGCCGGGCAGGCCGGCATCACCCTGCGCTACGAGGAGGGCGGGTACAACCCGTCCCACCAGCGCGGCGAGCGGATCCGCCTGGTCGAGGCGCACAAGATCGCCGCGCAGTACTACGTGGAGCAGCTCGACATCAGCCCCGAGGCCGACGCGGGCCGCAAGTTCCTCGCCGAGCGCGGTTTCGACCAGGCCGCCGCCGCGCACTTCGGCGTCGGCTACAGCCCCCAGGGCTGGGACCACCTCACCCGCCACCTGCGCGGCAAGGGCTTCACCGACAAGGAGCTGCTCCTCTCCGGCCTCTCCCAGGAGGGCCGCCGGGGCCCCATCGACCGCTTCCGCGGGCGGCTGATGTGGCCGATCCGCGACATCGGCGGCGAGGTCGTCGGCTTCGGCGCGCGCAAGCTGTACGAGGCGGACAACGGACCGAAGTACCTGAACACGCCCGACACCGCGATCTACCGGAAGTCCCAGGTCCTCTACGGCATCGACCTCGCCAAGAAGGACATCGCCAAGGCCAGCCGCGCGGTCGTCGTCGAGGGCTACACCGACGTCATGGCCTGCCACCTGGCCGGCATCACCACCGCGATCGCGACCTGCGGCACCGCGTTCGGCAGCGACCACATCAAGATCCTCAGGCGCCTCCTGATGGACAACGGCTCGGCCCGGGTGATCTTCACCTTCGACGGCGACTCGGCGGGCCAGAAGGCCGCCCTGCGCGCCTTCGAGGACGACCAGAAGTTCGCAGCCGAGACGTACATCGCCATCGCGCCGGACGGCATGGACCCTTGCGACCTGCGCCTCGCCAAGGGCGACGAGGCGGTCGCCGACCTCGTCGAACCCCGCACGCCCCTCTTCGAGTTCGCCCTGCGCCAGATCATCCTGCGCTACGACCTGGAGACCCCGGCCGGGCGCGCGGCGGCCCTGGACGAGGCCGCGCCCATCGTCGCCCGCATCAAGAACAGCGGCGCCCAGCACGAGGTCGCCGTGCAGCTCGCCGGCATGCTCGGCATCCTCGACACCCAGTTCGTGGTCAAGCGGGTGGCCCAGCTGGCCCGTTGGGCCCGCGACCGCGGCGGCAAGGGCCCGGCCCCCGCGGGCGGCCAGCGCCCCCAGCAGGGGTACGCCGCCGTCCGGACACCCGCGGGCGGTCCGGCGCTCAACCTCCGCAATCCCGTCTACGCCACCGAGCGCGAGCTGCTCAAGCTCGCGCTCCAGCGGCCCGAGCTGGTCTCCCCGGCCTTCGACGCCTACGGGATCGACGAGTTCACCGCCGCGCCCTACGCCGCCGTCCGCCTGGCGATCATGGAGTCGGGCGGCGCCGAGTTCGGCACGCAGGACCCCCAGGAGTATCTGGTCCGGGTCCGTGAGGCCGCCCCGGACGACGTGGTCCGTTCCATGGTCACCGAGCTGGCCGTCGAGGCGATCATGCGCAAGACCGTCGACGAGACCTACGCGGGCGACCAGCTCGTCATGGTCCGCCGCCGCGCCGTCGAGCGCCGCATCGTGGACGTCCAGGGCGCCCTGTCCCGCGCGAGCGCCCACGGCGACCCGGCCCAGCTGGCTGCCGTGCAGAACGAGTTGTGGGTGCTCCAGCAGTACGGACAGGCGCTGCGCGAGCGGGGCGCGGAGGCGCTCTGA
- a CDS encoding NAD(P)/FAD-dependent oxidoreductase, which translates to MVDADQTFVIVGGGLAGAKAAETLRAEGFTGRVILICDERDHPYERPPLSKGYLLGKEERDSVFVHEPAWYAQNDVELHLGQTVDAIDRTAKTVRFGDDGTLVHYDKLLLATGAEPRRLDVPGTDLAGVHHLRRLAHAERLKGVLAALGRDNGHIVIAGAGWIGLEVAAAAREYGAEVTVVEHGPTPLHAVFGPELGQLFAELHREHGVRFRFGVRLTEIVGQDGMVLAARTDDGEEHPAHDVLAAIGAAPRIGLAEAAGLEIADRAHGGGIAVDDRLRTSDPDIYAAGDVASFPHALFDTRLRVEHWANALNGGPAAARAMLGRETTYDRVPYFFSDQYDVGLEYSGWAPSGTYDEVVIRGDAGKRQFIAFWMKDGRVLAGMNVNVWDVTEPIQRLIRSRAQVDTEALANPHVPLESLAP; encoded by the coding sequence GTGGTCGACGCGGATCAGACATTCGTCATCGTCGGAGGAGGCCTGGCCGGCGCCAAGGCGGCCGAGACGCTCCGAGCGGAGGGTTTCACCGGCCGCGTGATACTGATCTGCGACGAACGTGACCACCCCTATGAGCGCCCGCCGCTCTCCAAGGGCTATCTGCTCGGCAAGGAGGAGCGGGACAGCGTCTTCGTGCACGAACCCGCCTGGTACGCGCAGAACGACGTGGAGCTGCACCTCGGCCAGACCGTCGACGCCATCGACCGCACGGCGAAGACCGTCCGCTTCGGCGACGACGGCACCCTCGTCCACTACGACAAGCTGCTCCTCGCGACCGGCGCCGAGCCGCGCCGCCTCGACGTCCCCGGGACGGATCTCGCGGGCGTCCACCACCTGCGCCGCCTCGCACACGCCGAACGCCTCAAGGGCGTCCTGGCCGCGCTCGGCCGTGACAACGGCCACATCGTGATCGCGGGCGCGGGCTGGATCGGCCTGGAGGTCGCGGCGGCGGCCCGCGAGTACGGCGCCGAGGTCACCGTCGTCGAGCACGGGCCGACCCCGCTGCACGCGGTCTTCGGCCCCGAGCTGGGCCAGCTCTTCGCCGAGCTGCACCGCGAGCACGGCGTCCGCTTCCGGTTCGGCGTCCGGCTCACCGAGATCGTCGGCCAGGACGGCATGGTGCTCGCCGCCCGCACCGACGACGGTGAGGAGCACCCGGCCCACGACGTACTCGCGGCCATCGGGGCGGCGCCGCGCATCGGCCTCGCCGAGGCCGCGGGCCTGGAGATCGCGGACCGCGCGCACGGCGGCGGTATCGCGGTCGACGACCGCCTGCGCACCTCCGACCCCGACATCTACGCCGCCGGTGACGTCGCCTCCTTCCCGCACGCCCTCTTCGACACCCGGCTGCGCGTCGAACACTGGGCCAACGCCCTCAACGGCGGACCGGCGGCGGCCCGCGCGATGCTGGGCCGCGAGACGACGTACGACCGTGTGCCCTATTTCTTCTCCGACCAGTACGACGTCGGGCTCGAGTACTCGGGCTGGGCGCCCTCGGGGACGTACGACGAAGTGGTGATCCGGGGCGACGCGGGCAAGCGCCAGTTCATCGCCTTCTGGATGAAGGACGGGCGGGTGCTGGCCGGGATGAACGTGAATGTGTGGGACGTCACGGAACCCATCCAGCGGCTGATCCGCTCCCGGGCCCAGGTGGACACCGAGGCACTGGCGAACCCGCACGTACCGCTGGAGAGCCTGGCCCCCTGA
- a CDS encoding deoxyguanosinetriphosphate triphosphohydrolase, whose protein sequence is MDGTAPLSDEYDPTSVERWAVEPDKRPGRTAFQRDRARVLHSSALRRLAGKTQVVTPGTPIQAWDASARTRLTHSLECAQVGRELGAALGCDPDLVEAACLSHDLGHPPFGHNGEQALNEFAEDCGGFEGNAQSLRLLTRIEPKRFVHSEETGELVSVGLNLTRAALDAATKYPWPRGAHPTDPASPKFGAYEDDRPVFDWVRKGAPGTRTCFEAQVMDWSDDVAYSVHDVEDGLHAGHIDPNCLHAEPEREEIFKVAIGRYVPADTDPAELSEALDRLLEQEWWPHGYDGSAVAQARLKDATSQLIGRFCLAAEGATRARHGAGRLTRYAAELVVPRAARHECAVLKAVADRYVMQRAEQERLRADQRIVVAELAEALTARAPDGLDPQFRALFDEAGDDRARKRVIVDQIASLTDASARSLHLRLTTRPTGGGEV, encoded by the coding sequence ATGGACGGCACCGCACCCCTCTCCGACGAGTACGACCCGACGTCAGTCGAGCGCTGGGCCGTAGAACCCGACAAACGTCCCGGCCGCACCGCCTTCCAGCGCGACCGCGCACGCGTGCTGCACTCCTCCGCGCTGCGCCGCCTCGCGGGCAAGACCCAGGTCGTCACCCCGGGGACCCCCATCCAGGCCTGGGACGCCAGCGCCCGCACCCGACTCACGCACTCCCTGGAGTGCGCCCAGGTCGGCCGCGAGCTCGGCGCCGCCCTCGGCTGCGACCCCGACCTCGTCGAGGCGGCCTGCCTCTCCCACGACCTCGGCCACCCGCCCTTCGGACACAACGGCGAACAGGCGCTGAACGAGTTCGCGGAGGACTGCGGCGGCTTCGAGGGCAACGCGCAGTCGCTGCGCCTGCTGACCAGGATCGAGCCCAAGCGTTTCGTCCACTCGGAAGAGACGGGCGAACTGGTCAGCGTGGGACTGAACCTCACCCGCGCCGCCCTCGACGCCGCCACCAAGTACCCCTGGCCGCGCGGCGCCCACCCCACCGACCCCGCCTCCCCGAAGTTCGGGGCCTACGAGGACGACCGGCCGGTCTTCGACTGGGTCCGCAAGGGCGCCCCCGGCACCCGTACGTGCTTCGAGGCCCAGGTCATGGACTGGTCCGACGACGTGGCGTACTCGGTGCACGACGTCGAGGACGGTCTGCACGCCGGTCACATCGACCCCAACTGCCTGCACGCCGAGCCGGAACGCGAGGAGATCTTCAAGGTCGCCATCGGCCGGTACGTGCCCGCCGACACCGACCCGGCCGAGCTCTCCGAGGCCCTCGACCGGCTCCTGGAACAGGAGTGGTGGCCGCACGGGTACGACGGATCGGCCGTCGCGCAGGCCCGGTTGAAGGACGCCACCAGTCAGCTCATCGGCCGCTTCTGCCTGGCCGCCGAGGGCGCCACCCGCGCGCGGCACGGCGCCGGCCGGCTCACCCGGTACGCGGCGGAGCTGGTCGTCCCGCGCGCCGCCCGCCACGAGTGCGCCGTCCTCAAGGCCGTCGCCGACCGGTACGTCATGCAGCGCGCCGAGCAGGAGCGGCTGCGCGCCGATCAGCGGATCGTCGTCGCCGAGCTGGCCGAGGCGCTCACCGCCCGCGCCCCGGACGGTCTTGACCCGCAGTTCCGGGCGCTGTTCGACGAGGCCGGGGACGATCGTGCGCGCAAGCGGGTGATCGTCGACCAGATTGCCTCGCTCACCGACGCCTCGGCACGTTCACTGCACCTCAGGCTCACCACTCGCCCCACAGGCGGCGGCGAAGTGTGA
- a CDS encoding sirohydrochlorin chelatase, with amino-acid sequence MTASNPSHDESRTLSPSRFRPSTGTPIGGQPPGGAHLDSTAQLMNAITSQLGSQLSLVSLNGARRPAPPPLVLVAHGSRDPRALSTVRTLIERVRELRPHLSVRLGHIELNEPLLADTLASLDAEGAADGAVLVPLLLSRGYHVKRDIPEAAAAVPGLRARVAAPLGPHPLLVETLYERLVEAGWRTGTSDAARRADGVVLAAAGSRDPESIIDTRRTAQLLAERLGVPVVPAYASAAAPTVAAAVRALAARGRHRIAVASYFTAPGRFATECAAAAPWIATAPLGTHAAMARLILHRYDQAVATPEPAPERELASA; translated from the coding sequence ATGACGGCGTCGAACCCCTCCCACGACGAGTCCAGGACCCTCTCCCCCTCTCGGTTTCGCCCGAGTACGGGGACCCCCATCGGCGGGCAGCCGCCCGGTGGCGCCCACCTCGACAGTACGGCGCAACTCATGAACGCGATCACCAGCCAGCTCGGCAGTCAGCTCAGCCTCGTGTCGCTGAACGGGGCCCGCCGCCCCGCGCCGCCGCCGCTCGTCCTCGTCGCGCACGGCAGCCGCGACCCGCGCGCGCTGAGCACCGTACGCACCCTGATCGAGCGCGTCCGCGAGCTTCGCCCGCACCTGTCCGTGCGCCTCGGCCACATCGAGCTCAACGAACCGCTGCTGGCCGACACGCTCGCCTCCCTCGACGCCGAGGGCGCCGCCGACGGTGCCGTTCTCGTGCCGCTGCTGCTCAGCCGCGGCTACCACGTCAAGCGGGACATCCCCGAGGCCGCGGCCGCCGTACCGGGACTGCGGGCCCGTGTCGCCGCCCCGCTCGGCCCGCACCCCCTGCTCGTCGAGACGCTGTACGAGCGGCTCGTCGAGGCCGGCTGGCGGACCGGGACGAGCGACGCGGCCCGGCGCGCCGACGGGGTCGTGCTCGCCGCCGCGGGCTCGCGCGACCCGGAGTCGATCATCGACACCCGCCGCACCGCCCAGCTGCTGGCCGAACGCCTCGGCGTGCCCGTCGTCCCCGCGTACGCCTCCGCCGCCGCGCCCACCGTCGCCGCCGCCGTGCGGGCCCTGGCCGCGCGGGGCCGCCACCGCATCGCCGTCGCCTCCTACTTCACCGCGCCCGGCCGCTTCGCCACCGAGTGCGCCGCGGCCGCCCCCTGGATCGCCACCGCCCCGCTGGGCACCCACGCCGCGATGGCCCGCCTGATCCTGCACCGCTACGACCAGGCCGTGGCGACCCCCGAACCGGCCCCGGAACGCGAGCTGGCCTCGGCCTGA
- a CDS encoding SanA/YdcF family protein, with product MPRLPHPRIPRPRLPRLPRTRAGQRRAVQTVMLLCVLALLPVTWLYVSTADGLRTTADAPRTEVAVVFGAGLWNGEPSPYLAHRLDAAAKLYRAGRIEAVLVTGDNSRKDYDEPDAMRAYLTKRGVPDRRIVGDYAGFDTWDSCVRARKIFGVHEAVLISQNFHIRRAVALCRAAGVRSYGIGVDATHDVTWYYGGTREVFAAGKALLDAVFKPDPQFLGPKEPGVARALAAARK from the coding sequence ATGCCGCGCCTGCCGCACCCGAGGATCCCCAGACCGCGGCTGCCCCGCCTGCCGCGCACCCGCGCCGGGCAGCGGCGGGCCGTGCAGACGGTCATGCTGCTGTGCGTGCTGGCGCTGCTTCCGGTGACCTGGCTGTACGTGAGCACGGCCGACGGACTGCGGACGACGGCCGACGCGCCGCGCACCGAGGTCGCGGTGGTGTTCGGGGCCGGGCTCTGGAACGGCGAGCCGTCCCCGTACCTCGCGCACCGGCTGGACGCGGCGGCGAAGCTGTACCGGGCCGGGCGGATCGAGGCCGTGCTCGTCACCGGGGACAACAGCCGCAAGGACTACGACGAACCGGACGCGATGCGGGCCTATCTGACGAAGCGTGGCGTGCCGGACCGGCGGATCGTCGGCGACTACGCCGGGTTCGACACCTGGGACTCCTGCGTGCGGGCCCGGAAGATCTTCGGCGTCCACGAGGCCGTGCTGATCAGCCAGAACTTCCACATCCGGCGGGCCGTGGCGCTGTGCCGGGCGGCGGGCGTGCGGTCGTACGGCATCGGGGTCGACGCCACCCACGACGTCACCTGGTACTACGGGGGCACCCGAGAGGTGTTCGCGGCGGGGAAGGCCCTGCTGGACGCCGTGTTCAAGCCCGATCCGCAGTTCCTGGGGCCGAAGGAGCCGGGGGTGGCGCGGGCCCTCGCGGCGGCGCGGAAGTGA
- a CDS encoding membrane-associated oxidoreductase: protein MDPAGLTPAERRVWEAFPLGEGVDFREEPASSAADSGGNPADDPAAGASWGPERTVRAEVLRALLIDGPAQDGEIAGLKLTGARITGQLDLVYGTVDQAVQLRFCHFEQPLKLYGAQLRALVLSDSVLPGLKAGNLRVDGVLRLSCCRVTGPIRLQGAKVSGAVFVNGARLGSPAAPDADAGDGAAEPVLQLNHAAIGTDLWAVGLVAHGQVRLNGATVGGQVNLDDADLHVPAGETALHAETLSVGTDLRAVRLRARGRVNLSGSRIPHQLNLAYARLSNPGGPALRASSCVIGELWLREAAPIVGTVNLRRSQLDLLHVPPGVWPDRVRIDGLGYRTLAPHLPAGQRLPLLEREEGGYLPYAYEQLAAAYRTAGDDAAARTVQLAKLRRHRRTLPRYARFWGRLQDVAVGYGYRPMRAAGWLLLLLCTGATAFTLHHPPALKAAEAPGFNPVFYTLDLLLPLVDFGQETAFAPRGWYQWLSYLLIAVGWILATTIAAGVTRSLNRQ, encoded by the coding sequence ATCGATCCCGCCGGTCTGACGCCCGCGGAACGCCGGGTCTGGGAGGCCTTTCCGCTCGGCGAGGGCGTCGACTTCCGCGAGGAACCCGCCTCCTCCGCCGCCGACTCCGGCGGGAACCCCGCCGACGACCCCGCGGCCGGCGCCTCCTGGGGCCCCGAGCGGACCGTGCGCGCCGAGGTGCTGCGGGCGCTCCTGATCGACGGACCGGCCCAGGACGGCGAGATAGCCGGCCTGAAGCTCACCGGCGCGCGCATCACCGGACAGCTGGATCTCGTGTACGGGACGGTCGACCAGGCCGTGCAGCTGCGGTTCTGCCACTTCGAGCAGCCTCTGAAGCTGTACGGGGCGCAGCTGCGCGCGCTGGTGCTGAGCGACTCCGTGCTCCCCGGGCTCAAGGCGGGCAACCTGCGGGTCGACGGGGTGCTGCGGCTCAGCTGCTGCCGGGTCACCGGGCCGATACGGCTCCAGGGCGCGAAGGTCTCCGGCGCCGTGTTCGTCAACGGGGCGCGGCTGGGCTCCCCGGCGGCACCGGACGCCGACGCGGGGGACGGGGCCGCGGAACCGGTTCTCCAGCTCAACCACGCGGCCATCGGCACCGACCTGTGGGCCGTCGGACTCGTCGCGCACGGCCAGGTACGGCTGAACGGGGCCACGGTCGGCGGTCAGGTCAACCTCGACGACGCCGATCTGCACGTACCGGCGGGCGAGACCGCCCTGCACGCCGAGACCCTGTCGGTCGGTACCGACCTGCGGGCCGTGCGGCTGCGCGCGCGGGGCCGGGTCAACCTGAGCGGGTCGAGAATTCCCCACCAGCTGAATCTGGCCTACGCCCGGCTGTCCAACCCCGGAGGTCCGGCCCTGCGCGCCAGCAGCTGTGTCATCGGCGAGCTGTGGCTGCGCGAGGCCGCGCCGATCGTGGGCACCGTGAACCTGCGCCGCTCCCAGCTGGACCTTCTGCACGTGCCTCCGGGGGTGTGGCCCGACCGCGTCCGGATCGACGGACTCGGCTACCGCACCCTCGCCCCGCATCTGCCCGCCGGGCAGCGGCTGCCGCTGCTGGAACGCGAGGAGGGCGGCTATCTTCCCTACGCCTACGAGCAGTTGGCCGCCGCGTACCGCACGGCGGGCGACGACGCCGCCGCGCGCACCGTCCAGCTGGCCAAACTCCGCCGGCACCGCCGCACCCTCCCCCGCTACGCCAGGTTCTGGGGCCGGCTCCAGGACGTGGCCGTCGGCTACGGCTACCGGCCGATGCGCGCGGCGGGCTGGCTGCTGTTGCTGCTGTGCACCGGCGCCACCGCCTTCACGCTGCACCATCCGCCCGCTCTGAAGGCCGCCGAGGCGCCCGGCTTCAACCCGGTCTTCTACACCCTCGACCTTCTGCTGCCCCTCGTCGACTTCGGTCAGGAGACGGCCTTCGCGCCGCGCGGCTGGTACCAGTGGCTCTCGTATCTGCTGATCGCCGTCGGCTGGATCCTGGCCACGACGATCGCGGCGGGCGTCACCCGCTCCCTGAACCGCCAGTAG